One part of the Sphingopyxis sp. TUF1 genome encodes these proteins:
- a CDS encoding AraC family transcriptional regulator, whose product MSQTSSSPAGVDGSTPFELYYFPPDPDLADMVSSFYVARLNMPRFDEYERADRPQFRFMSVPDGEYIFADGSRSPACRANIVGPTSGRVRAIANCPTAMFGFGMLPAGWAALMGDDAHKLTDRAIDAADLFGPWIDDVAAALERAASDEERLVVGNNFAREVLTRGEAAPMWFIRTVDEWLTATPSPQVPALVEATGMSIRSVERMTKYYYGLSPRMLARKYRAVRAASALARGEGLELAQLGDAFYDQSHLIREIKRFAGATPGQLGNPTLYTQATTKGRKQLAGKVAPIVSET is encoded by the coding sequence ATGTCGCAAACTTCTTCCTCGCCAGCGGGCGTGGACGGCAGCACGCCGTTCGAACTCTATTATTTTCCGCCCGATCCCGATCTGGCGGACATGGTGTCGAGTTTCTATGTCGCGCGGCTCAACATGCCGCGATTCGACGAATATGAGCGCGCCGACCGTCCGCAATTTCGTTTCATGAGCGTTCCCGACGGCGAATATATCTTTGCCGATGGCAGTCGCTCGCCCGCGTGCCGCGCCAATATCGTCGGCCCGACCAGCGGCCGCGTGCGCGCCATCGCCAACTGCCCGACGGCGATGTTCGGTTTCGGCATGTTGCCGGCCGGCTGGGCCGCGCTGATGGGCGACGATGCCCACAAGCTGACCGATCGCGCGATCGACGCCGCCGACCTGTTCGGCCCGTGGATCGACGATGTCGCGGCGGCGCTCGAACGGGCGGCAAGCGACGAAGAGCGGCTGGTCGTCGGCAATAATTTCGCACGCGAAGTGCTGACGCGCGGCGAGGCGGCGCCGATGTGGTTCATCCGCACCGTCGACGAATGGCTCACTGCGACGCCATCGCCGCAGGTTCCCGCGCTGGTCGAGGCAACGGGCATGTCGATCCGGTCGGTGGAGCGGATGACCAAATATTATTACGGCCTGTCGCCGCGAATGCTCGCGCGCAAATATCGCGCAGTGCGCGCAGCGTCGGCGCTTGCGCGCGGCGAGGGACTGGAATTGGCGCAGTTGGGCGACGCCTTTTACGATCAGTCGCACCTGATCCGCGAGATCAAGCGCTTTGCCGGCGCGACGCCGGGACAGCTCGGCAATCCGACGCTGTACACGCAGGCGACGACCAAGGGCCGCAAGCAGCTGGCCGGCAAGGTCGCCCCGATCGTATCCGAGACATAA